From the Lolium rigidum isolate FL_2022 chromosome 2, APGP_CSIRO_Lrig_0.1, whole genome shotgun sequence genome, one window contains:
- the LOC124688458 gene encoding probable WRKY transcription factor 9 has translation MSSSKRKREAIDLERRDDADGSGGHRRAEDGPAAEKKGQVKPGEAPSEEVVEAVVDRGEDGSKEEIKYGTPQGGVMEEDKQSAADNRGGDEESDDQTGDDAVGTRAEDKHMVEAAPGDHNHTAMARDELSTMQEEMEKMKEENKMLRLVVDQTVREYNDLQTKLAAYQKQPADEPKEPEVFLTLGGTTPATGGLTAEAKSKADQAARRRPSAGSDETDDRGEGLGLSLTLGGASSYEEDARHDGGAALDIVSDGRERSYALLESSKMHSPAPPVAEDLAAAGIGSQGGVNPANRKTRVSVRVRCQGPTMNDGCQWRKYGQKVAKGNPCPRAYYRCTVAPACPVRKQVQRCQDDMSILITTYEGTHNHPLPVGATAMASTATSASAATFMLLSSTSSDAAVSGGPPPSSSSSYLSPYMQHNSASHSHYHSSAAMAGSGSQHLNLFGHSSALAVQQGPHLKYPWPPNPSHGSSAVGLGGGKRPFWSTGGVNDARPAAFPENAGTVASDQNRFSAAVAAAINNLTGKDGQVTGGNKEGESSNKWGVIESLPPHD, from the exons ATGTCATCTtctaagaggaagagggaggcaaTAGATCTCGAGAGGAGGGACGACGCCGATGGTAGTGGAGGCCATCGCCGGGCCGAAGATGGcccggcagcggagaagaaggGACAAGTCAAGCCAGGAGAGGCACCATCCGAAGAGGTGGTTGAAGCGGTTGTGGACCGGGGAGAAGACGGCTCCAAGGAGGAGATCAAATATGGTACTCCACAAGGAGGGGTGATGGAGGAGGACAAGCAATCAGCTGCTGACAAccgcggcggcgacgaggagagCGATGATCAGACTGGCGATGATGCAGTTGGAACTCGCGCAGAAGACAAGCACATGGTAGAGGCGGCTCCCGGCGATCATAACCATACCGCCATGGCGCGCGACGAG CTGAGCACGATGCAGGAGGAGATGGagaagatgaaggaggagaacAAGATGCTCCGGCTAGTCGTCGACCAGACCGTGCGCGAGTATAACGATCTGCAGACCAAGCTGGCAGCCTACCAGAAGCAGCCGGCAGATGAGCCTAAG GAACCCGAGGTGTTCCTCACCCTCGGAGGCACGACGCCCGCCACCGGCGGCTTAACCGCGGAGGCGAAGAGCAAGGCGGATCAGGCGGCGCGGCGAAGACCTTCGGCGGGAAGCGACGAAACGGACGACCGCGGTGAGGGTCTAGGGCTGTCCCTCACCctcggcggcgcgtcgtcgtacGAGGAGGATGCAAGGCACGACGGTGGCGCGGCACTGGACATCGTCAGCGATGGCAGGGAAAGGAGTTACGCGCTGCTGGAGAGTAGCAAGATGCATTCCCCGGCACCCCCGGTCGCCGAAGACCTCGCCGCTGCCGGAATCGGCAGCCAGGGCGGCGTCAACCCTGCCAACCGCAAGACTAGGGTTTCCGTGCGCGTCCGGTGCCAAGGCCCCACC ATGAACGATGGGTGCCAATGGCGGAAGTATGGGCAGAAGGTCGCCAAAGGGAACCCGTGCCCGAGAGCCTACTACCGGTGCACCGTCgcgccggcgtgcccggtgcgcaaGCAG GTACAGAGATGCCAGGACGACATGTCGATCCTCATCACGACGTACGAGGGCACGCATAACCACCCGCTCCCAGTCGGCGCCACCGCCATGGCCTCcacggccacctccgcctccgcagCCACCTTCATGCTGCTCTCCAGCACCAGCTCCGACGCAGCTGTCTCCGGTGGACctccgccgtcctcctcctcctcctacctcAGCCCCTACATGCAGCACAACTCAGCCTCTCACTCTCACTACCACTCATCGGCCGCAATGGCCGGCAGCGGTTCGCAGCACCTCAACCTGTTCGGCCATTCGTCTGCCCTTGCCGTTCAGCAAGGACCGCACCTAAAGTACCCGTGGCCTCCGAACCCTTCGCACGGCAGTAGTGCGGTTGGGTTGGGAGGGGGCAAGAGGCCATTCTGGAGCACCGGAGGCGTCAACGACGCCAGGCCGGCGGCGTTTCCCGAGAATGCTGGCACGGTGGCGTCGGACCAAAATAGGTTCTCCGCGGCAGTCGCCGCCGCGATCAACAACTTAACGGGGAAAGACGGGCAGGTGACGGGAGGCAACAAAGAGGGGGAGAGTAGCAACAAGTGGGGGGTGATTGAATCACTTCCACCCCATGACTAG
- the LOC124690731 gene encoding uncharacterized protein LOC124690731 codes for MATGPGKDQDDPVHVNQQHQSKDSKTAFTTGAPRAAPAEFASPPPPSGVEQSGEGRIPGIDGSGSAAAAVNGKGKKVAPLSPPSSSRGSRDSTSSADAAERTNASSRLPSSAHLERVDEQPGEGSSPGADRKGDKAAVLTQASCSRDSERSDFSTSTTSSSADAEAAEVVSRKADEKQVICPAATKEKFLKQFTSRCNLKLSEDISENGYDDNCFNSKRKLGNKIPLMVFAEQYNNNTTFMQKFEILQEKYHFVRLADGDGSCFYRSFIFSYLEKAVAIPDKDVRTNEAIRLRERIENAMHSCLRGLHRMTDAQFERAFSGSDFVMTLIEDGLSAEELHERELADSITSKILPLLRTLAEIELCAKESYYKWFLTDHVSIFELCADEVRPDIGEASHLTIVALVNAIGIAVTMGIVDMTDGGIEMTFSPESGNVSPVAATVLYMPGHYNVLYES; via the exons ATGGCGACAGGTCCAGGAAAAGACCAGGACGACCCGGTCCATGTGAACCAGCAACACCAGAGCAAGGATTCCAAGACCGCCTTCACCACTGGGGCGCCGCGCGCCGCCCCGGCCGAGTTCGCCTCGCCGCCACCTCCTTCCGGCGTCGAGCAGTCCGGGGAGGGAAGAATCCCCGGTATCGATGGCTCGGGCTCCGCCGCCGCGGCGGTCAACGGAAAGGGCAAGAAGGTCGCCCCTCTTTCTCCCCCATCTTCCTCTCGTGGCTCCAGGGACAGTACGTCCTCCGCCGACGCCGCGGAAAGAACCAATGCCTCCTCTCGGCTACCTTCCTCCGCCCACCTCGAGCGGGTCGACGAGCAGCCCGGAGAGGGTAGTAGCCCAGGTGCCGACCGAAAGGGGGACAAGGCCGCTGTTCTTACTCAGGCGTCTTGCTCGCGTGATTCAGAGCGGAGCGACTTTTCCacatccaccacctcctcctccgccgacgcTGAGGCGGCTGAAGTCGTCAGCAGGAAGGCGGACGAAAAACAG GTGATATGCCCCGCGGCCACCAAAGAGAAATTCTTGAAGCAGTTCACAAGTCGTTGCAATTTGAAG CTGTCAGAAGACATTTCTGAGAATGGTTATGATGATAATTGCTTCAACAGCAAGCGCAAACTAGGAAACAAG ATACCTCTGATGGTATTTGCAGAGCAATATAATAACAACACCACTTTCATGCAAAAGTTCGAG ATTCTTCAGGAAAAGTATCATTTCGTCAGACTGGCAGATGGTGATGGGAGTTGCTTCTACCGATCTTTCATTTTCAGCTACTTG GAAAAGGCTGTAGCAATACCAGATAAAGATGTCCGTACAAATGAAGCTATACGTCTCAGAGAGCGAATTGAAAATGCTATGCACAGTTGTCTTCGTGGACTTCATAGGATGACAGATGCGCAATTTGAGCGCGCCTTTTCT GGATCGGACTTTGTGATGACATTAATTGAAGACGG GCTCTCTGCTGAAGAATTGCATGAGAGAGAGTTGGCCGACAGTATCACATCAAAAA TTTTGCCCCTTCTTAGGACACTTGCCGAGATTGAGCTTTGTGCAAAGGAGAGCTATTATAAGTGGTTTCTGACCGACCATGTCTCGATTTTTGAG TTATGTGCTGATGAAGTACGTCCTGACATTGGCGAAGCTAGCCACCTTACCATTGTGGCGCTTGTCAATGCCATCGGGATTGCCGTCACCATGGGCATAGTTGACATGACTGATGGTGGTATTGAGATGACATTTTCACCTGAATCTGGGAACGTGTCACCAGTTGCAGCCACCGTGTTGTACATGCCTGGGCACTACAATGTTTTGTATGAATCGTGA